The sequence below is a genomic window from Phoenix dactylifera cultivar Barhee BC4 chromosome 8, palm_55x_up_171113_PBpolish2nd_filt_p, whole genome shotgun sequence.
AAGAATCCTTATGGGTAGAAAGAGATTTGGTTTCTTTTTGGGAGTTGATTGGATCTCAAACTGATATTTTGCTTAGATATTTTTTTGGCAGTACACTGTCTTAGGCTagtaatatatttaattataaaaCCAACCATTAAAATAGAGTTAATGTGCCTTTGTCTATTGGTCCATAACTGATTACTCACAAGATGTGGACACTTTGTCAAGACAATGTGAGGACTCCTTGTTAAATCCTGGTCATACTACCGGTTAGCCATAACTTTTACCTTAACTGAGGTTCTCCTGTGTGTTTTAGTTGGTAATCTTTGTGATGTCTCATCTTATACTTGTTCCTAGTTTATATTATGTTGTCATTTGCATTGTATTGATTTTGAAGATAACTCAAGCATCTGACAATTATCAGAGGAGACAGAGCTTCAGCGTGTGCCTGGACGCTTTGAGTCTGTTGAGGAGTATGTGAGAGTTTTTGAACCCTTGCTCTTCGAGGAATGCCGAGCACAGCTCTACAGCACCTATGAGGAGCTTACAGAGATTGTAGCTAGGGATGCACATATAATGGTTCGTGTAAAAACCGTGGAAAGGCGAGAAAGAGGTAAAATGACCTTGAGTTTGTTATTTTGGGGTTTATTATCGTTTTTAGAAGTAATATGGAATAGCAACAATCAGAAAGTGGATTGCAGTATGAATTTGTTGATGTTAATCTAAACAACAAAGCAGTCACTATCAGCAATATACTTTTCACTGGATAAAAATGGTATTTGGctttctttttatatattttggttGTTCCTAGAGTGAGTTGATTATTGTATGCATATCTGTAGTTGAGGCTTGTACGACTTTTATGGTATTTATGCTCAGGAAAGCACTTTCATTCattagctagtttttttttgttaattttttttataatctgTAACGGCTTTTGTTGTGTTATGGACAAGTGTGGAGGCTTAAAATATTATGCATTTGATGCTGTTAAATGTGTAATTATCATGTTCTTTGGTAGTTCAAAATTTTTACTCATCACCTTTCATGTGATCTGTTCTTGATTAAATGAGCTTAGGTAACAATTTTTTGGAACTTGTTACCCATGTTTTATCCATGACTACATGAAGCTTCTGAGTATTGATAACTTAGATTTAgtaattaatgaaaaaaaaatatatatattttttgggggaggggggagggaaTATTTTAGAGGTACTTTAGTCTTTGTGAGCAAGCGTTATCCGATGTATCAAGGGGAATTCTTTTATATAAACATGAAACTATGGAAGACTATTTAATAGGAATGAAACCATAAACATTGTACTTTACTTTTGGAGGGGGATCATGTCTTTTACAATTTTAAACAGGAAGGAAGGGTAAAGTTAGAAAAAACAGGTTATGATGGTATTAAGATTATTGGAATGTTgttgattaatattttcttttgactTACGTCAGATGCCAATGCCAATGAGTTTGGAATCCATCTGTACATTCTTTTACTTGCATAGGGTTAAGTCTGTGACTTATTTAATAGGAGGAGAATTTGCTTTGGCTATATATTGTATGAATTTTTGAATGTTCCTTTTGGACATGCATAGGACATACTTTCTAGATAGGTACTTTGAAGTGTAGAATGGATTTAAACATGAGGACATGAATTGGTTCTGGTTGTTGATTCTTTGCTTTTGCCACCAATTGCTGCAAAAACAGAGGTGGTCTGGTAGTTCTTTCAGAAAGGCTAGTGTTTGCAGTAGTGTCTGTGGACGCCTATAGGCATCAGTGCTTGATTTTGTTGTAAAATCAACTGCTTTTTCAAATTTTGGGCTCCTAAGGATCAATGATcccttttcttgcatttttttggGCATAATTTCAGGTTCCGTGTTGCACCATTGACTTGTTTTCATGTTTTTTAGGAGcttttaactttatttttttttacccaCTTACCTATACCAGCATTTTAAATTATGCGTGACAGTTGTAACAGGGAAGTTttacaaattaaaaatattgattatatgAGGTGGGGATATCCTGGTTATTGGTTAGGTAATATTGGGTTGATGTTTCTTTCTCAGAACAAAATTTGTCCTGATTCCTGAATATACAATGGCTTTGGCAATGTTGGCTTTGAACTCTTGTCCAGCATTTTAGAGCTGGATACATTCAGCTGTGCCAGTAACTTGTGTGCTTGGGTGCCCACCCCATCATAATTTTTAATACGAACTCAGTTATTGAAATTAATATAATTCTTCATTGAGGACTTGTGTCCTGCTGAGATTTAATATGATTGCAAAGGGCATTATATCATTTTATACTGAATGTCTGCGGACCTTCCGCAAATCAAAATGTAATGAGATCTCTTCAAACTTCTACTTGAGTGATTTGGCAAAGGCTTAGATTGGACCTTGGAGGTCCTTTGGGAATCTAAGATTCAATCATAATATGGAGGAATGAAGTCTGGTGGACTGGCGGAATGAGTCTGTTGATTTGTATTTGCAATATTTGAGTCCTGTAGGGATAAATGTAGTtcatttttaagattttttagaGTCTTTATAACCTTTTTTTATGATGATTTCCTCTTTTTAATAATTCAACCTTCATTGGAAAAGGCGCTATCCCCGTTGCATATAATGGTGCTCAAAGTAACCAGCAGCTGATTGTTACATGAAGGGGTTTTTCTTTTACTGATGCATTATATGCTGATTTTTTTGGATTCTGAATATTCCTTTATGGTAATATTGCTGGTGTTCTCGGAACTGGACGTATGGCAGAACCATTTGAAGGGTACATAAGGGAATTGGATTAAGCACTGAGTTTCTGCAGAATACTGCAACACTTGTGTGAAAGATAATATGCCTGTTTTGTGCAGGTCAAGCTAGCCAATGATATCTTTGAAAGTATATGTTCTACAAAGGAACAATACTTGCTGCTACAGTGGCTGGCTGAATAATTTTCATTCCTTCCCAGAGATTGTTGACTGGTAAACTAGTTTTATGTCTGAAAATTCATTAGTTTTGATTCTCAGTTCTTGCTGCTACTTGGAAGCAAATGATTTATCGAACTGGTATCTTAGTAATGCGCTATTACTTTTACATTGTCTGGCTTGCATTGTTATTTATTTCCAACGTCCAGTCTTATTGTTGTTGATAACAATAAGGCCCTTTTCCAATTATAGACATTCTGTCGGTgcccaagcttgaaaaactgACTCTTAAGGGTGATTGTCTGTATCCTGTAACCTAATGCCATCTCACTTTTCCAAATTCAGGATGGTATGATATCATAGTTCTTCCAGTGCATGATTGCAAATGGACTTTCAAGGAAGGTGATGTTGCAGTTTTATCAACGCCTCGGCCTGGTACAGGTTTGCAGTTGAGCCTATATGTACTTGTCTCGTTTGGTGGTTCAATCAATTTTGCATGCACCTTCGATGTTATTTCCATTTGTTAAACCAAATGATGCACAAAGTATACGTGCTATTTCTTTTGGTTAGATTGAACTTTCCATGTGGtttaatgtcttgtgattatgtTTGTGCAAGCAGCTAGATCTAACAAGAGAATTATCAATGCTGGTGCAAATGATGTTGATGTTGAATCAGAGGTTACTGGACGGGTTGTTGGTACTGTTAGGCGACATCAACCTATTGACACACGTGATCCTCCTGGGGCAATTCTTCATTTTTACATGGGGGATTCATATGATTCTAGTAGGTAATATGTTTTTTTAGCTTTCATAATGCGTGTATGCTTAGAGACCAGCATATACACTCGATACAAACTGCAGCCTGAACTGTTATATTGTATCCCACTGGGCCGATGCTTGATTAGCAAGCAAGATTTTGAGTGTTGTCATTATTTGGCTAAACTATGATGAACCATTTTGGGATTTTGATTAACGTGTACAAATGTACTGGGTTAGATTTAAATTTGGCATGGGAGGATCAATgtgttaaataaatttgatttaCCAAATATCTTGGAGCTTTTGAAATCATTGAGTgtttgtgtatattttttctaaacatatgaacatgtttttttttttcccccgaaCAAGCAAAGCTGGCTTGGCTTGCCTGGGTCAAGTGTATTATGATTTTTCTCCTACCAAAATAACCTATATTCTTTAAATGCCATTGGTCCTATTAGATGCCCCTGCTATCATGTGTATCTGTTCTttccttgtttttcttcttcaggagtctaatattatattgtatttacACCATTTTTAACTTTCAGCAAATTGGATGATGATCATATTCTAAGGAAGCTTCAACCCAAGGGCATTTGGTACTTAACTGTTCTTGGGTCCCTTGCGACTACTCAGCGTGAATACATTGCTCTTCATGCATTTCGCCGTCTTAACTTGCAGGTGAGCTATAATGTTCTACTTAATGGAAAGGTACCTTTTTACCTGTAATTCTTGGATGAGTAGTGCTGATGACATTTCTGTGTATAGATGCAAACTGCAATTCTGAAGCCTAGCCCTGAGCACTTCCCCAAGTGCGAAGAGCAGCCTCCTGCCATGCCTGATTGTTTCACCCAGAATTTCGTTGATCATCTTCATAGGACTTTTAATAGTCCTCAGTTGGCTGCTATACAATGGGCTGCGATGCATACAGCTGCAGGCACGAGCAGTGGAGCAGCAAAAGGCAAGATCCATGGCCTTTCACACTTGTTCAAGGCCCTCCTGGTACTGGGAAGACACATACAGTGTGGGGCATGTTAAATGTCATTCATCTCGTCCAATATCAGCATTACTACACTGCTCTGCTCAAGAAACTTGCTCCGGAGAGCTACAAGCAAACTAGCGAGAGTAATTCTGAGTGTGTTGGTACAGGATCGATTGATGAAGTTTTGCAAAGTATGGACCAGAACCTCTTTCGTACTCTGCCAAAACTTTGCCCCAAGCCTAGAATGCTTGTATGTGCTCCATCAAATGCTGCCACAGATGAGCTGCTAGCTCGTGTCCTTGATCGTGGCTTCATCGATGGGGAGATGAAGGTCTACCGTCCTGATGTTGCTCGTGTTGGAGTGGATTCACAAACCCGTGCAGCTCAGGCTGTTTCTGTTGAGCGAAGAACAGAACAGCTTTTGCTGAAGGGCCGTGATGAGATCATTGGCTGGATGCATCAGCTGAAAATTCGTGAACAGCAGTTCTCACAACAGATTGCTCATCTTCAGAGAGAACTCAACGTTGCAGCTGCAGCAGGTCGATCCCAGGGATCAGTTGGTGTTGATCCTGATGTCCTTGCTGCCCGGGATCATAGCCGTGATGTACTGCTTCAGAACCTTGCTGCAGCTGTGGAGGGCAGAGATAAAGTTTTGGTTGAGATGTCACGCCTCCTTATTTTAGAAAGTAGGTTTCGTGCTGGAAGCAGCTTTAACATGGAAGATGCACGGGCCAGCCTTGAAGCAAGTTTTGCTAATGAAGCTGAAATTGTTTTCACTACGGTGTCAAGCAGTGGCCGCAAACTATTTTCTCGTCTCACTCATGGCTTTGATATGGTGGTTATTGATGAGGCAGCCCAGGCCAGTGAGGTAGCAGTCCTGCCTCCCCTTGCACTGGGTGCTGCAAGATGTGTGCTGGTTGGTGATCCCCAGCAACTCCCTGCAACAGTCATTAGTAAAGCAGCTGGAACCTTGTTATATAGTAGAAGCCTTTTTGAGAGATTTCAACAAGCAGGTTGCCCTACCATGTTATTGTCTGTGCAGTACAGAATGCACCCTCAGATCCGTGATTTTCCATCTAGATACTTCTACCAAGGTCGTCTGACAGACAGTGAGAGTGTGACCAATCTTCCTGATGAAATTTATTACAAGGACACTTTGTTGCAGCCTTACATTTTTTATGACATCATGCATGGACGTGAGTCCCACAGAGGGGGATCAGTCTCATACCAGAATATTCATGAAGCACAGTTTTCTCTGCGGTTATATGAGTATCTTCAGAAATTTCTGAAAGCCAATGGTGGGAAAAAAGTCACTGTTGGAATAATCACCCCATATAAGCTGCAGCTGAAGTGTCTCCAACGAGAATTCGAGGAAGTTCTGAATTCAGAGGAAGGGAAAGATATCTACATCAACACTGTTGATGCATTCCAGGGCCAGGAACGTGATGTAATTATCATGTCTTGTGTCCGTGCCTCGAACCATGGTGTGGGATTTGTTGCTGACATCCGCCGCATGAATGTTGCTCTTACTCGAGCTAGGAGGGCATTATGGGTATgcttctctctgtgtgtgtgtgtgtgtgtgtgtttgtgtgtgtgcgcctgtgtgcatgtgtgtgtgtggttTGAGAGTGCCAATGTGAAAGGAAGGACATAAAATTGATGTAGTGACAATTTATTTTCTTCCAGGTTGTGGGCAATGCCAATGCTCTCGTGCAGTCTGATGACTGGGCTGCATTGATTGCTGATGCCAAGGTGAGGAAATGTTTCACGGGCATGGATAGCATCCCTAGAGAAACTCTTGGTTTCGAAGGGGTCCGCCAGCACTCCAGGAAAAGTTTCCTCGAATAACATGAGGAGCTTGAGATCTGGTGGGAGGCAGAGACATCTGGAGATGTTCCCAGAACCCAAGTCTGGGACACCATCTGAAGATGAAGAGAAGACAAACACATATATTCCACGGAATGGTAGCTATAGGAATCTTAAGTTGAATGAGGGTTCTTTGGATGATTTGGGGCAATCAGGTGACAGATCTCGAGATGCTTTGCAGTATGGCATTGCTAAGAGGCAAAATTCTTCTGGGTCATCTAGGAGAGATTGACgtctacatgctttcatttctATC
It includes:
- the LOC120103948 gene encoding LOW QUALITY PROTEIN: helicase sen1-like (The sequence of the model RefSeq protein was modified relative to this genomic sequence to represent the inferred CDS: deleted 2 bases in 1 codon), with product MGCRGRPLFDLNELPTGEEDEKDSVVLLQPQKSIPISNLRTSGLFPPSEGCQRIVNNHAFTHASLGSGFQPFVRNKDPQNSKEGYKHNPDADCSNANQASTSMSTSHSEDNKVSALVSSSNQDPQAAEREEGEWSDIEGNVYAVESNASNKHDDVNSEISQMQRATEESKPVPMKADENSCSDSSLLGPNSNEVGDASKDAKVQGPSGSENNRTSHCNSKGDVLADGLVESSSIPKPKEVKGVEASYALRFANNPAKRPKLDEHKEAMLGKKRARQTVFINVEDAKQAGPMKSSTPRRQTSFPTPIITRTVKDTTRASPGGVERAAERQSQPMSRDQKQADMASSEGSNPVESSDQKADSNGDANPGSISCSKKMNNNEFSSEACLPPIPRQVSWKQPVDSRQYKNPPISCRKPSVTGQSTSDQKLGSKKHLPSKKQTSNNLQYQDTSVERLLREVTNEKFWHHPEETELQRVPGRFESVEEYVRVFEPLLFEECRAQLYSTYEELTEIVARDAHIMVRVKTVERRERGWYDIIVLPVHDCKWTFKEGDVAVLSTPRPGTARSNKRIINAGANDVDVESEVTGRVVGTVRRHQPIDTRDPPGAILHFYMGDSYDSSSKLDDDHILRKLQPKGIWYLTVLGSLATTQREYIALHAFRRLNLQMQTAILKPSPEHFPKCEEQPPAMPDCFTQNFVDHLHRTFNSPQLAAIQWAAMHTAAGTSSGAKRQDPWPFTLVQGPPGTGKTHTVWGMLNVIHLVQYQHYYTALLKKLAPESYKQTSESNSECVGTGSIDEVLQSMDQNLFRTLPKLCPKPRMLVCAPSNAATDELLARVLDRGFIDGEMKVYRPDVARVGVDSQTRAAQAVSVERRTEQLLLKGRDEIIGWMHQLKIREQQFSQQIAHLQRELNVAAAAGRSQGSVGVDPDVLAARDHSRDVLLQNLAAAVEGRDKVLVEMSRLLILESRFRAGSSFNMEDARASLEASFANEAEIVFTTVSSSGRKLFSRLTHGFDMVVIDEAAQASEVAVLPPLALGAARCVLVGDPQQLPATVISKAAGTLLYSRSLFERFQQAGCPTMLLSVQYRMHPQIRDFPSRYFYQGRLTDSESVTNLPDEIYYKDTLLQPYIFYDIMHGRESHRGGSVSYQNIHEAQFSLRLYEYLQKFLKANGGKKVTVGIITPYKLQLKCLQREFEEVLNSEEGKDIYINTVDAFQGQERDVIIMSCVRASNHGVGFVADIRRMNVALTRARRALWVVGNANALVQSDDWAALIADAKVRKCFTGMDSIPRETLGFEGVRQHSRKSFLE